Proteins found in one Panicum hallii strain FIL2 chromosome 4, PHallii_v3.1, whole genome shotgun sequence genomic segment:
- the LOC112890988 gene encoding xyloglucan galactosyltransferase KATAMARI1 homolog, whose translation MEGNYYPKYFLYVLFFLGSWLLCLLHFRQPLFHLPAGGTAVVLPFSRKASFFSTPAPVADDRPSTAPSSCDGRYVHMVDLPPQFDVCAEGSPAFESEHSICQLMSNAGIGPVLLPAGDRSDGDDADIVPNTGWYNTNQYALEVIFHHRMRLYDCLTDDPAAATAVYVPYYAAMELQPHTCGLFNATVRDGATEQLLRWLSSRPAWAVHGGRDHFMVASKTSWMFRRVPAAGGDDGTGCGNSFMVKPESRNMTVLTYETVIWEQPQRDFAVPYPSYFHPSSAGEVAEWQARVRAAQRPWLFSFAGARRPGTLAIRDRIFDACDAAMPRRSCGKLDCGGPEGSITCRSPRKLMSLFTSSRFCLQPLGDSFMRRSSVDAVMAGCIPVFFHEASTFEKQYYWHERDPDRGRGARSNNDHRYYVLIDQDDVLQGKVGIEEALSRYTDGEVAAMREEVIKMIPRFLYKDPRVRFAGDMRDAFDITIDEVIARIRKIKNGENSGGKDYSDGVEVANGS comes from the exons ATGGAAGGTAACTACTACCCCAAGTACTTCTTGTATGTGCTCTTCTTCCTCGGCTCATggctcctctgcctcctccactTCCGCCAGCCGCTCTTCCACCTCCCCGCCGGCGGCACGGCAGTTGTCCTCCCATTCTCGCGCAAGGCCAGCTTCTTCTCTACCCCTGCGCCCGTTGCTGATGATCGGCCCTCGACGGCGCCGTCGTCGTGCGACGGGCGGTACGTGCACATGGTGGACCTGCCGCCACAGTTTGATGTCTGCGCCGAGGGCTCTCCGGCGTTTGAGAGCGAGCACAGCATTTGTCAACTCATGTCCAATGCCGGGATCGGCCCGgtgctcctccccgccggcgaccgcaGCGACGGCGACGACGCGGATATCGTCCCCAACACCGGCTG GTACAACACGAACCAGTACGCGCTGGAGGTGATCTTCCACCACCGGATGCGGCTGTACGACTGCCTCACCGACGACccagcggcggcgacggcggtgtACGTGCCGTACTACGCAGCGATGGAGCTGCAGCCGCACACGTGCGGGCTGTTCAACGCCACGGTGAGGGACGGGGCGACGGAGCAGCTGCTGCGCTGGCTGTCGTCGCGGCCGGCGTGGGCGGTGCACGGCGGCCGCGACCACTTCATGGTGGCCTCCAAGACCTCGTGGATGTTCCGGAGGGtgccggcggccggtggcgacGACGGCACGGGTTGCGGCAATAGCTTCATGGTGAAGCCGGAGTCCAGGAACATGACGGTGCTCACGTACGAGACCGTCATCTGGGAGCAGCCGCAGCGGGACTTCGCCGTGCCGTACCCGAGCTACTTCCACCCGTCGTCGGCCGGCGAGGTGGCCGAGTGgcaggcgcgcgtgcgcgccGCGCAACGTCCATGGTTGTTCTCCTTCGCCGGCGCGCGCCGCCCCGGGACGCTGGCCATCCGCGACCGCATCTTCGACGCGTGCGACGCCGCGATGCCGCGCCGTAGCTGCGGGAAGCTCGACTGCGGCGGCCCCGAGGGCAGCATCACCTGCCGGTCGCCGCGGAAGCTCATGTCCCTCTTCACCTCCTCCCGCTTCTGTCTGCAGCCGCTGGGCGACTCCTTCATGCGCCGCTCGTCCGTGGACGCCGTCATGGCCGGCTGCATCCCCGTCTTCTTCCATGAGGCCTCCACCTTCGAGAAGCAGTACTACTGGCACGAGAGGGACCCGGACAGGGGCCGCGGTGCCCGGAGCAACAACGACCACCGGTACTACGTGCTTATCGACCAGGACGACGTCCTCCAAGGGAAGGTGGGCATCGAGGAGGCTCTGAGCAGGTACACTGATGGCGAGGTTGCCGCCATGAGAGAGGAGGTGATCAAGATGATCCCGAGGTTCCTGTACAAGGACCCTCGGGTGAGGTTCGCAGGGGACATGAGAGACGCGTTTGACATCACCATTGATGAGGTGATTGCGAGGATTAGGAAGATCAAGAACGGAGAGAATTCGGGAGGGAAAGATTACAGTGATGGAGTTGAGGTTGCCAATGGCTCATGA
- the LOC112890306 gene encoding uncharacterized protein LOC112890306, whose amino-acid sequence MQSGEQAPEPAAVREAVAPAVVVPPGPTALVGDEAAELSGVPVRESAAVEASKVQEAEASPLVDGGGGGKCPSPSPAPASPSTVKERQIPVDPASLRRLGMVADEDSPLSAPSVLTEVVARSSPLLPPLRRPTFVGASLPCSAASSPMHGAGGAKWEEQQQPAAAHSPTSALRSLARQHSAALARLVAAPSTLPRSASRAEGRTMVPHDDEEPGEPDKLLAAEDGFTCGALCMLIPGFSRKKPAFAAGTAVSGMQRQPSGLRPRRSSASRVASLERFECGSWSPPPPPPPPPVAARHEAADCLATEVAKTSCAADDAEAPVKMAFVFDGEPPAATRGILKNSASSRLDSARPSTSSQRHVRFSTAVAADAAASASCPTSPCITPRLARARAEFNAFLEAQSA is encoded by the coding sequence atgcAGTCCGGCGAGCAGGCGCCCGAGCCCGCCGCCGTGAGGGAAGCAGTAGCACCGGCGGTGGTAGTGCCGCCAGGGCCTACTGCCCTTGTCGGCGACGAGGCAGCCGAGTTATCAGGTGTCCCCGTGAGGGAATCGGCGGCAGTTGAGGCGTCAAAGGTTCAGGAAGCGGAGGCCTCCCCGCTGGTggatggaggcggcggcggtaagtgcccgagcccgagcccggcCCCGGCGTCGCCGTCCACGGTGAAGGAGCGTCAGATCCCCGTGGACCCGGCGTCGCTGCGCCGCCTGGGCATGGTGGCGGACGAGGACTCGCCGCTCTCGGCGCCGTCCGTGCTCACGGAGGTGGTGGCGCGGTCGTCCCCGCTCCtgccgccgctccgccggcccACGTTCGTCGGCGCCAGCCTgccgtgctccgccgcctcctcaCCGATgcacggcgccggcggcgccaagtgggaggagcagcagcagcccgCTGCCGCCCACAGCCCAACCTCCGCGCTGCGCTCCCTCGCCCGGCAGCACTCCGCCGCGCTCGCCAGGCTCGTCGCCGCGCCGTCCACGCTGCCGAGGTCCGCGTCGCGCGCCGAGGGGAGGACCATGGTGCCGCACGACGACGAGGAGCCCGGAGAGCCGGATAAGCTGCTCGCCGCCGAGGACGGCTTCACGTGCGGCGCGCTGTGCATGCTCATCCCGGGCTTCTCCAGGAAGAAGCCCGCCTTCGCCGCTGGCACGGCCGTGTCGGGCATGCAGAGGCAGCCGTCGGGCTTGCGGCCTCGCCGCAGCAGCGCGTCGCGGGTGGCGTCGCTGGAGCGGTTCGAGTGCGGGTCGTGGAGCCCcccacctcctccgccgccgccgcccgtggccGCGCGGCACGAGGCGGCCGACTGCCTCGCGACGGAGGTGGCCAAGACCAGCTGCGCCGCGGACGACGCGGAGGCGCCGGTCAAGATGGCGTTCGTGTTTGACGGCGAGCCCCCCGCGGCGACGAGGGGGATACTGAAGAACTCGGCGTCGTCGCGGCTGGACTCGGCCAGGCCCTCGACGTCGTCGCAGCGGCACGTGAGGttctcgacggcggtggcggcggacgCCGCGGCGTCCGCGTCGTGCCCGACGTCGCCGTGCATCACGCCGCGCCTGGCGAGGGCCAGGGCGGAGTTCAACGCGTTCCTGGAGGCGCAGAGCGCGTAG